The following are encoded in a window of Bacillus oleivorans genomic DNA:
- a CDS encoding dihydrodipicolinate synthase family protein: MMDAAIKKRLFEGTVIPAHPLALTSERKLDERGQRALTRYYIDAGVGGVAVGVHTTQFEIRDPKFNLFEKVLSIAMEEIKKANQPDFIKVAGICGPADQAIKEAIFAKEIGYDLGLLSMGGLEELSESQLIQRTEKIAGIIPVFGFYLQPSVGGRVLSYEFWKQLASLPNVYAIKIAPFNRYQTLDVVRAVAHSDRRDEIALYTGNDDNIVNDLLTAYRIKVGDQLVEKRIVGGLLGHWSVWTKRVVELFEEIKAAREQDYIPSKLLTVGQEITDANGAFFDAKHQFKGSIAGINEVLARQGILQGNWCLLEREKLSLGQSEEIGRVYEQYPHLHDDEFVKAQLNKWLQN; this comes from the coding sequence ATGATGGATGCTGCTATCAAAAAAAGGTTGTTTGAAGGGACAGTCATTCCGGCCCATCCGTTAGCCCTGACCAGTGAGCGCAAGCTGGATGAGAGAGGACAGCGTGCGCTTACCAGATACTACATTGATGCAGGGGTCGGGGGAGTAGCGGTTGGGGTACATACGACACAATTTGAAATCCGTGATCCGAAATTTAACCTGTTTGAGAAAGTGTTATCGATCGCAATGGAAGAAATAAAAAAAGCAAACCAGCCAGATTTTATAAAAGTAGCTGGTATTTGCGGTCCTGCCGATCAAGCCATAAAAGAAGCCATATTTGCCAAGGAAATCGGATATGACTTAGGGCTGCTCAGTATGGGCGGATTAGAGGAATTATCGGAGAGCCAATTGATTCAAAGAACTGAAAAAATTGCAGGGATCATTCCCGTTTTTGGTTTTTATCTTCAGCCTTCTGTAGGAGGCCGGGTTTTATCCTATGAATTCTGGAAGCAGCTTGCAAGTTTACCCAATGTCTATGCGATTAAAATTGCCCCCTTTAACCGCTACCAAACATTAGATGTGGTAAGAGCTGTTGCCCATTCAGACAGACGTGATGAAATTGCGCTTTATACAGGTAATGACGATAACATTGTCAACGACCTGCTGACTGCTTATCGGATTAAAGTAGGTGATCAGCTTGTCGAAAAGAGGATTGTCGGAGGTCTTTTGGGCCACTGGTCAGTTTGGACGAAACGGGTTGTTGAACTGTTCGAAGAGATTAAAGCTGCTCGGGAACAAGATTATATTCCTAGTAAATTATTAACAGTAGGTCAAGAAATAACTGATGCTAATGGAGCATTTTTTGACGCAAAACACCAATTTAAAGGAAGTATTGCCGGAATTAACGAAGTATTAGCTAGGCAAGGAATCCTGCAGGGGAATTGGTGCCTGCTTGAAAGGGAAAAGTTAAGTCTCGGCCAATCAGAGGAAATTGGTCGAGTATATGAACAGTATCCTCATTTGCATGATGATGAATTTGTTAAAGCCCAATTAAACAAATGGCTCCAAAATTAA
- a CDS encoding NAD-dependent epimerase/dehydratase family protein, translating to MKNVAELEEFMTTPSDRLIKDLQSLDGDIMILGVGGKMGPTLAKLTKRAVDHAKLKKRVIGVSRFSSGTLDKELKDFGIETVAADLLDENSLQSLPNIKNIIYMAGNKFGTVGNEHYTWAMNTYLPGRIAEKFSDSRIVAFSTGNVYPLTRVVSNNSSEEKEVNPIGEYAQSCLGRERILTYFSRKNSTPMLLFRLNYAIDLRYGVLLEIARQVAEEELIDLTMGNVNVIWQGDANEFAIRSLLHCQSPPKILNITGPETLSVRWLAEQFGKRFGKKPQFINEEDDLALLNNASRAHQLFGYPKVSVQHMIQMISEWVMNDGVTHNKPTHFQEREGVF from the coding sequence ATGAAAAACGTTGCAGAGTTAGAAGAATTTATGACAACACCGTCTGATCGGCTTATAAAGGACCTTCAATCTTTAGATGGTGACATCATGATTTTAGGGGTTGGAGGGAAAATGGGACCGACCTTAGCGAAATTGACTAAGCGAGCAGTCGATCATGCGAAGTTAAAAAAACGTGTAATAGGTGTTTCACGGTTTTCATCAGGAACGCTTGATAAGGAATTGAAAGATTTCGGGATTGAAACGGTTGCTGCCGATTTATTGGATGAAAACTCACTCCAGTCATTACCGAATATTAAAAACATAATTTATATGGCAGGGAATAAATTTGGAACTGTTGGAAATGAACACTACACATGGGCGATGAATACATACCTGCCTGGAAGGATTGCCGAGAAATTTTCGGATTCGCGGATTGTTGCTTTTTCAACTGGAAATGTCTATCCATTAACCCGGGTGGTCAGCAATAACAGTTCTGAAGAAAAAGAGGTAAACCCGATTGGCGAATATGCTCAGTCTTGTTTAGGAAGAGAGAGGATCCTCACCTATTTTTCGAGAAAAAACAGCACGCCTATGCTCTTATTCCGCTTAAATTATGCGATTGATCTCCGATATGGCGTGTTGCTGGAAATCGCGAGACAAGTAGCAGAAGAGGAGCTAATAGATTTAACAATGGGCAATGTCAATGTCATCTGGCAAGGAGATGCCAATGAATTTGCGATTCGTTCCTTACTGCATTGTCAATCACCGCCTAAAATCCTAAATATAACAGGTCCTGAAACACTATCAGTCCGCTGGCTGGCAGAGCAGTTTGGCAAACGATTTGGAAAGAAGCCTCAATTTATCAACGAAGAGGATGATTTGGCGTTATTAAATAATGCGTCGAGAGCTCATCAATTATTTGGCTATCCAAAGGTATCTGTCCAGCACATGATTCAAATGATATCTGAATGGGTGATGAATGATGGCGTTACCCATAATAAACCTACCCATTTTCAAGAGCGTGAAGGGGTATTTTAA
- a CDS encoding oxidoreductase — protein sequence MKDLKIGMIGLDTSHSIAFTRLLNDTSDPHWVEGGKVVIAYPGGSEDFELSWSRVKGFTKEMKTRFGVKIADSVVQVAAESDAILLESADGRKHFEQLGSIVSCQKPIFIDKPFCLSSQEAYEMQQLSLTYQTPIFSCSALRFAQNLTQILSQQDTGRAAGADCFGPLEFVDTQPGYFWYGIHTIEMLFAILGRDVHSVQVFESEDHDFLMARWRDGRIGTIRGDKKGKLPFCASIHFESGHKYVNASQSHTPYYASLLQQIIGFFQDHIPRVPVNETIEIIRFIEAANKSKSTGKAVQLG from the coding sequence ATGAAAGATTTAAAAATCGGAATGATTGGTTTAGATACCTCGCATTCGATCGCCTTTACAAGACTATTAAATGATACAAGTGATCCTCATTGGGTGGAAGGCGGAAAAGTCGTGATTGCTTACCCCGGTGGATCTGAAGATTTTGAGTTAAGCTGGTCACGGGTAAAAGGATTTACAAAAGAAATGAAGACTCGTTTCGGAGTTAAAATCGCAGATTCCGTCGTACAGGTAGCTGCTGAAAGTGATGCGATCTTACTGGAGTCAGCAGATGGCAGGAAACACTTTGAACAACTGGGTTCTATTGTCTCTTGCCAAAAGCCCATTTTTATTGACAAACCTTTTTGTTTGAGCAGCCAAGAGGCATACGAGATGCAACAGTTGAGCTTAACCTATCAAACTCCCATATTTAGCTGCTCAGCTCTCCGTTTTGCACAAAACCTAACACAGATTCTTTCTCAGCAAGATACCGGTAGAGCGGCAGGAGCAGATTGCTTTGGACCTTTAGAATTTGTTGATACACAGCCAGGGTACTTTTGGTATGGGATCCATACGATTGAAATGTTGTTTGCCATATTAGGCAGAGACGTACACTCGGTTCAAGTATTTGAATCGGAAGACCATGATTTTCTTATGGCAAGATGGAGGGACGGAAGAATTGGAACCATTCGGGGTGATAAAAAAGGGAAGCTTCCCTTCTGTGCCTCGATTCATTTTGAATCAGGACATAAATATGTGAATGCCAGTCAAAGTCACACACCTTATTATGCTTCCCTTTTACAACAAATTATAGGATTCTTTCAAGATCACATTCCGAGAGTACCAGTGAACGAAACGATTGAAATTATCCGTTTCATTGAAGCTGCCAATAAAAGTAAGAGTACTGGAAAAGCGGTTCAATTAGGATAA
- a CDS encoding carbohydrate ABC transporter permease, with amino-acid sequence MVKRIFSYTVLALFSFCFLLPFLIMALGSFKDVQYALLDPLFWIPDNPTWKNYIYIFNDGLFIRWIFNSIVITVIPVLSQMLFCAILGYIFAKKKFWGREVIFWVFMAVIMIPQQLLIIPKYIMFADFGWINTYWSLIVPELWGIMGVFLVRQFLQNIPNDMEEAAYMDGANDIQIFLKVILPLSLPVIATVGTFSFISNWNDLFQPLIYMTNEKMFPVTVGLASLLGKEGNFGIEMAGSTISFIPTFLIFLFFQRYFTEGIQLSGLK; translated from the coding sequence TTGGTAAAACGGATTTTTTCATATACAGTGCTAGCTCTGTTTAGCTTTTGCTTTCTCCTGCCGTTTTTGATCATGGCTCTGGGTTCCTTTAAGGATGTCCAATACGCCTTACTCGATCCATTGTTTTGGATCCCGGATAATCCTACGTGGAAAAACTATATTTATATTTTCAATGACGGATTATTTATTCGCTGGATCTTTAACTCGATCGTGATTACGGTTATTCCGGTGCTTAGTCAAATGCTGTTTTGTGCGATATTAGGCTATATTTTTGCGAAAAAGAAATTTTGGGGCAGAGAAGTGATATTTTGGGTTTTTATGGCGGTCATCATGATACCGCAGCAATTGCTTATTATACCAAAGTATATTATGTTTGCTGATTTTGGCTGGATCAATACGTATTGGTCTTTAATTGTTCCCGAATTATGGGGAATCATGGGTGTATTTTTAGTAAGGCAATTCCTGCAGAATATCCCTAATGACATGGAAGAAGCCGCTTATATGGACGGGGCGAACGATATTCAAATTTTCCTAAAGGTGATATTGCCTTTATCATTACCGGTCATTGCGACAGTCGGAACCTTTTCCTTTATTTCGAACTGGAATGATTTATTCCAGCCGCTGATTTACATGACAAATGAAAAAATGTTTCCAGTAACCGTTGGATTAGCCTCCCTTCTTGGGAAGGAAGGAAACTTTGGCATTGAAATGGCTGGATCGACGATATCTTTTATCCCGACATTCTTAATTTTCTTGTTCTTCCAGCGTTATTTCACAGAGGGTATCCAACTGTCTGGCTTAAAATAA
- a CDS encoding carbohydrate ABC transporter permease → MTLINNPKIENKALISKKVKLPLKERIKKEWNRNAIVYIFLIPALLHFLVFQVIPFTFSFVLTFMDWRVIGTSEFVGFKHWEAFLNDKLAWKAIWNTVLFSIYYIIPTMAMGLILALIINSGIRFSKIFKGIFFLPVVTSFVIIAGLWGWLFRGTESGLINYLLGFIGIDPQLFLADSGQALMVLAGLSIFKVSGSTMIYYFAGLQSIPKQLYEAARIDGASRSKIFWTITFPLLKPIHFYVAIITTIGSFQVFDSAYLLTGGGPNYSTTTIVYYLYEQGFTSLNLSYASVLSYVLFFIILAISLIQRKYLGKDTPIF, encoded by the coding sequence ATGACACTGATCAACAATCCGAAAATAGAAAATAAAGCTTTGATTTCGAAAAAGGTCAAATTGCCTTTAAAAGAGCGGATCAAGAAAGAGTGGAACCGTAATGCAATTGTTTATATTTTTTTAATTCCTGCATTGCTTCACTTTCTTGTGTTTCAGGTGATCCCCTTTACGTTCAGTTTTGTTCTCACTTTTATGGACTGGAGAGTCATTGGGACCTCTGAATTTGTTGGATTCAAGCATTGGGAGGCCTTTTTGAATGACAAGCTGGCCTGGAAGGCGATATGGAATACCGTATTATTTTCGATTTACTATATTATTCCTACCATGGCAATGGGGCTGATATTAGCCTTGATTATAAATTCAGGAATCCGGTTTTCTAAGATTTTTAAGGGGATCTTTTTTCTCCCTGTTGTCACTTCATTTGTCATCATTGCAGGGTTATGGGGCTGGTTATTTAGGGGAACCGAATCAGGTTTAATTAACTATCTGTTAGGTTTTATCGGGATTGACCCTCAATTATTCTTGGCAGACTCAGGTCAAGCCCTTATGGTACTTGCAGGCTTAAGTATCTTTAAGGTAAGCGGCAGTACAATGATCTATTATTTTGCGGGGCTGCAATCAATCCCGAAACAGTTATATGAAGCAGCGCGGATTGATGGGGCATCGCGTTCGAAAATTTTTTGGACGATCACGTTTCCGCTATTAAAACCGATTCATTTTTATGTAGCGATTATAACAACAATCGGTTCGTTTCAAGTATTTGATTCAGCCTACCTCCTTACTGGCGGCGGGCCCAATTACTCGACGACCACAATCGTGTACTATTTGTACGAGCAAGGCTTCACGTCTCTTAACTTAAGCTACGCTTCCGTTTTATCTTATGTTTTATTCTTTATTATTTTAGCGATCTCGCTGATTCAAAGAAAATACTTAGGTAAAGATACACCAATTTTCTAG
- a CDS encoding sugar ABC transporter substrate-binding protein, with translation MRKLQFLLILLLTAGTLLAGCSPNEEADADGEIGGEITVWAHPFTGNGDVEGQMWEEIISAFEEEYDVTVNFEQIPWSNRDQKILTALAANNGPDVFYAIPDQMPQYADAGMLLELDPYLEDYDLDDFVDTALFATQWDGKTYGLPILQEAYTFFYNTEIVEAIGEDPANLPTTWEEFADWAEKAKEKGYYALNYLGGGSMNGTLYPWIWQAGGDVITQDNEVLINSPESVEAFEFVNNMYQKGWIPEDSITAMEQDALWDGGQIMATLGSGITLSNLLSKDVIDFVIAPPLTNREQLTYGTTGMFVVPSNSDNKATAAEFVKFMTNTESQKKFNTLTQYIPTRESAKDIFGDQEFLNQLAGYTQYALPGVIHPIGRDIMLPIQAEVQAMMAGEKSPQEAADAAAEAIKAKLGQ, from the coding sequence GTGAGAAAGCTTCAATTTCTTTTAATCTTGCTTTTAACAGCAGGGACACTGCTGGCTGGCTGCAGTCCAAATGAGGAAGCAGATGCCGATGGGGAAATCGGCGGTGAGATTACAGTATGGGCGCATCCATTCACTGGTAATGGAGATGTAGAAGGACAAATGTGGGAGGAAATTATTTCTGCGTTTGAAGAGGAATATGATGTGACAGTCAATTTCGAGCAAATTCCATGGTCTAACCGCGACCAAAAAATATTAACGGCCCTTGCTGCTAATAATGGTCCAGATGTCTTTTATGCAATCCCGGATCAGATGCCGCAATATGCAGATGCAGGGATGCTCTTGGAACTAGATCCATACTTAGAAGACTATGACTTAGATGATTTTGTCGACACAGCGCTTTTTGCTACACAGTGGGATGGCAAAACATATGGCCTTCCGATTTTACAAGAAGCATACACCTTCTTCTATAATACAGAGATTGTTGAAGCCATTGGAGAAGATCCTGCTAATCTTCCAACAACATGGGAAGAATTTGCAGATTGGGCTGAAAAAGCAAAGGAAAAAGGGTATTATGCCCTAAACTACTTAGGCGGCGGCTCCATGAATGGAACGCTCTATCCTTGGATTTGGCAAGCGGGCGGAGACGTTATTACCCAGGATAATGAAGTATTAATCAATTCACCAGAATCTGTTGAGGCATTTGAGTTTGTCAATAACATGTATCAAAAAGGCTGGATTCCGGAAGATTCCATAACCGCAATGGAACAGGATGCCCTTTGGGATGGCGGGCAAATAATGGCTACATTGGGATCCGGTATTACACTAAGTAATTTATTATCAAAAGATGTCATCGACTTTGTTATTGCTCCACCGCTTACAAACAGAGAGCAGCTCACGTATGGAACAACGGGAATGTTTGTCGTTCCATCCAATAGTGACAATAAAGCGACGGCTGCAGAATTTGTAAAGTTTATGACAAATACAGAAAGTCAAAAGAAATTTAATACGCTTACTCAGTATATTCCTACGAGGGAATCAGCGAAAGATATTTTCGGTGATCAGGAATTCTTAAATCAGCTTGCAGGGTATACGCAATATGCACTTCCAGGTGTCATTCATCCAATCGGACGCGATATCATGTTACCGATTCAGGCAGAAGTTCAAGCGATGATGGCAGGAGAGAAGTCTCCACAAGAAGCAGCTGATGCAGCCGCAGAAGCTATCAAAGCAAAATTAGGGCAATAA
- a CDS encoding YesL family protein, translating into MNGWNRFNQVATWMVKIAYLNVLWILFSIFGLLVFGLFPATVAIFTIVRKWFHGEKELAIFSCFWSIFRGEFIKANGYALLFLAAGYLLYYDFIFLQLNEGQLVFLYPIFIFLAIVYIVTLLYFFVVYVHFDLKFFQTIKQSFLIAAVSPIETLLMVASFFILYWIVRLIPGIIPLFTGSILAIVITWIGHRAFAKIERKKEIRS; encoded by the coding sequence TTGAACGGTTGGAATCGGTTTAATCAAGTCGCAACTTGGATGGTTAAAATTGCTTATTTAAATGTTTTATGGATATTGTTTTCGATTTTTGGATTATTGGTGTTTGGGCTCTTCCCCGCGACCGTTGCGATATTCACGATCGTAAGAAAATGGTTCCATGGAGAAAAAGAGCTTGCCATCTTTTCATGCTTTTGGAGTATCTTTCGGGGAGAATTTATCAAAGCAAACGGGTACGCTCTTCTTTTTCTAGCCGCTGGGTATCTGTTATATTACGATTTTATATTTCTGCAGTTAAATGAAGGGCAGCTCGTATTTCTGTATCCCATCTTTATTTTTCTGGCAATTGTTTATATCGTCACGCTTTTATACTTCTTTGTGGTTTATGTTCATTTTGATTTAAAATTCTTTCAGACTATTAAACAGTCGTTTTTAATTGCGGCTGTGTCACCAATAGAGACCCTCCTCATGGTTGCCTCATTTTTCATATTGTATTGGATTGTAAGGTTAATCCCAGGAATCATCCCATTATTTACAGGAAGTATTCTGGCAATTGTGATTACATGGATCGGGCATCGTGCTTTTGCAAAGATTGAGCGGAAAAAGGAGATTCGAAGTTAA
- a CDS encoding L,D-transpeptidase family protein — MYYHIVKPQETLWSISEDYRVSFQTLVRANNITNPNLIRVGQAILIPGLPNPDQIPYTIHVSTSQRTLTLRRNQTVVKTYPIAVGRILHQTPVGDFVIINKAPNPGGPFGTMWMSLSKKYYGIHGTNDPSSIGKAVSRGCIRLHNRDVEELARTVPIGTRVFIRP, encoded by the coding sequence ATGTACTATCACATTGTGAAACCCCAAGAAACATTATGGTCGATTTCAGAAGACTACCGTGTTTCATTTCAAACGCTTGTGCGAGCTAATAACATAACCAATCCAAATCTGATTCGAGTAGGGCAAGCCATTCTGATTCCAGGGCTGCCTAATCCTGACCAGATTCCTTACACGATTCATGTCTCGACTTCCCAGCGCACGTTGACATTGCGAAGGAACCAAACGGTTGTTAAAACCTATCCGATCGCCGTCGGGAGAATCCTGCATCAAACACCAGTTGGGGATTTTGTCATCATTAATAAAGCCCCTAATCCAGGTGGACCATTTGGAACAATGTGGATGTCACTTTCCAAAAAATATTATGGTATCCATGGGACGAATGATCCTTCCTCGATCGGAAAAGCTGTATCGAGAGGATGTATTAGGCTGCATAACCGAGATGTGGAGGAGCTGGCGAGGACGGTTCCGATTGGGACTCGGGTTTTTATAAGACCATAA
- a CDS encoding DUF4179 domain-containing protein, which produces MSIYNDLNELNLNLDEYKELNLTDYEKKKWGKRVVKKLHKQKPAHWKKYSGIAAAVIVATGISINTGIVSVANMPFVAGLIEKYISSTEHLDYATYKTKIGQTAENEYGKMTLNEVLIDGGRLLISSTFEPAEDVDFNYQMHPLPKVLINGQDLALSTGGQSVELNDKMFTIYNDVDIKEIPLGETIQFHIEYTHLDFEIPMERPWIFDINVPTEQVAEASQTIQFNQEIQIGNGQFILLEKMIVTPISTVLYYNWPEEADHIAFKIVSESGREFLPNSSSITPEGSNNRYQSIDLKTEKYYLVPYEQSVNPNVVNPGDISEELIPINP; this is translated from the coding sequence ATGTCAATTTATAATGATTTAAATGAGCTCAATTTAAACTTGGATGAATATAAAGAGCTAAACCTAACGGACTATGAGAAAAAGAAGTGGGGCAAGCGAGTCGTTAAAAAGCTCCATAAACAAAAACCAGCTCATTGGAAAAAGTACTCGGGGATTGCAGCTGCAGTTATAGTGGCAACAGGCATCTCCATTAACACAGGAATAGTATCTGTTGCAAACATGCCGTTCGTTGCAGGACTCATTGAAAAATATATTAGCAGTACCGAACATTTGGATTATGCCACGTATAAAACGAAGATTGGGCAGACAGCTGAAAATGAATACGGGAAAATGACTTTGAATGAGGTTTTAATTGATGGCGGACGGTTACTTATTAGTTCTACTTTTGAACCGGCTGAGGACGTTGATTTTAACTACCAAATGCATCCGCTTCCGAAAGTGCTGATTAATGGCCAGGATCTGGCATTATCAACTGGCGGCCAATCTGTTGAATTAAATGATAAGATGTTTACGATATATAATGATGTCGACATAAAAGAAATTCCTCTAGGGGAAACGATTCAATTCCATATTGAGTACACTCATTTGGACTTTGAAATTCCGATGGAACGCCCATGGATCTTCGATATCAACGTCCCAACAGAACAGGTTGCCGAGGCAAGTCAGACCATCCAGTTCAATCAAGAAATACAGATTGGAAATGGTCAGTTTATTCTTTTAGAAAAAATGATTGTGACCCCTATTTCGACCGTTCTTTATTATAATTGGCCTGAAGAGGCAGATCATATTGCTTTTAAAATTGTAAGTGAATCGGGCAGAGAGTTCCTGCCAAACTCTTCATCGATTACACCAGAAGGATCGAATAACCGATATCAATCTATTGATCTTAAAACAGAAAAGTATTATTTAGTACCTTATGAACAGTCTGTAAACCCTAATGTAGTTAATCCTGGTGATATCTCGGAAGAATTGATACCTATTAATCCTTAA
- a CDS encoding HAD-IIIA family hydrolase, producing MDKIQAVFVDRDGTIGGTGHFIHPKDFSLYPFSMEALKLLKNQNIKMFAFTNQNRISKNQATIREFQEQFQSFGFDDAFICPHGQDAECKCRKPKPGLLIEASQKYNLDLSKCAVIGDVGSTDMLAAHAVGAMKILVQTGWGKGSLSEYRYTWAEVEPDYVAENLLEAVRWLNHLIN from the coding sequence ATGGACAAAATCCAAGCCGTTTTCGTTGACCGGGATGGTACCATCGGGGGAACGGGACATTTTATTCACCCGAAAGATTTTAGTCTTTATCCTTTTAGTATGGAGGCTTTGAAACTGTTAAAAAATCAAAATATCAAAATGTTCGCCTTTACCAATCAGAATCGGATTAGTAAAAATCAGGCTACCATTAGAGAATTTCAGGAACAGTTTCAGTCCTTTGGTTTTGACGATGCCTTCATCTGCCCTCATGGTCAGGATGCAGAGTGTAAGTGCCGTAAGCCAAAGCCAGGTCTTTTAATAGAAGCATCCCAAAAATATAATTTAGACTTATCCAAGTGTGCTGTTATTGGAGATGTCGGTTCAACAGATATGTTAGCTGCTCATGCAGTGGGGGCAATGAAAATTCTCGTCCAAACCGGATGGGGAAAGGGTTCACTTAGTGAGTATCGTTATACTTGGGCAGAAGTGGAACCTGATTATGTAGCCGAGAATCTTCTTGAAGCTGTTAGGTGGCTGAATCATCTTATAAACTAA
- a CDS encoding GNAT family N-acetyltransferase: MYQTRWAEREELLLLAEYWYRMACEMGAIDGIPAPDLQRVDQVRNLFLKEYDSGNLLFRVAIDPKGKIVSCAGGLVRTEYAFPLSEEQTPFGWIISVYTVEQHRNKGVAHLLVEEVCEWLKEKGARRARLWSSSSARKVYEDLGFTSMLDMEKPLV, from the coding sequence ATGTATCAAACAAGATGGGCTGAAAGAGAAGAACTGCTTCTCCTTGCAGAATATTGGTATAGAATGGCTTGTGAAATGGGGGCTATTGACGGGATTCCTGCCCCTGATTTGCAGCGGGTTGATCAGGTCAGGAATTTATTTTTAAAAGAATATGATTCTGGTAACCTCCTTTTTAGAGTGGCAATAGATCCAAAGGGGAAAATCGTATCATGTGCTGGTGGTCTCGTGCGAACGGAATACGCTTTTCCATTAAGTGAGGAACAAACTCCTTTTGGGTGGATTATATCGGTCTATACGGTTGAACAACACCGAAATAAGGGAGTAGCCCATTTATTAGTGGAAGAGGTTTGTGAGTGGCTAAAGGAAAAAGGAGCAAGACGGGCGAGACTTTGGTCAAGCTCGAGTGCGAGAAAGGTTTATGAAGATCTTGGTTTTACTTCGATGCTCGATATGGAAAAGCCATTAGTGTAA
- a CDS encoding DUF3949 domain-containing protein, translated as MGVNVLLGILAAYILLSIALLPMQYRYIKELKEMDKRRKELELKQDEYFEKMSFETQQLHFHAQGSFLFIGANLMAELLYNWKHKK; from the coding sequence GTGGGTGTCAATGTTTTATTAGGAATCCTTGCTGCTTATATCTTGTTATCAATTGCTCTATTGCCAATGCAATACAGGTATATAAAGGAATTAAAAGAGATGGATAAAAGACGTAAAGAACTTGAACTTAAACAAGATGAATACTTTGAGAAAATGAGTTTTGAAACGCAACAGCTGCATTTTCATGCACAGGGGAGCTTTTTGTTTATAGGAGCAAACCTAATGGCCGAGCTCTTATATAATTGGAAGCATAAAAAATAA